The Triticum dicoccoides isolate Atlit2015 ecotype Zavitan chromosome 6A, WEW_v2.0, whole genome shotgun sequence genome has a window encoding:
- the LOC119316698 gene encoding uncharacterized protein LOC119316698 isoform X2 produces MTMPRSTRVVGCPTPARPRTSGPARRSSRPPPRVTSKARSPCPTLRCWTRTPPSAPRPWCRPCRICHRFRFREHLNAILCYADDWSSEPSGVSSYECRLRLPLGRSFSYRSHTGTRPNDLWKGERSTLAWYQHGTVKLHKGQWQCGEGRSVLGFALLVKRPHCYSAVESEMQLQRLKIQQKKVLLLMKNVWIIHLSDAIPIRSSSTLSSSGASGQI; encoded by the exons ATGACAATGCCTCGCAGCACTCGCGTAGTGGGATGCCCAACTCCGGCTCGGCCGAGGACCAGCGGGCCAGCCAGAAGAAGCTCGCGGCCGCCGCCACGAGTTACCAGCAAGGCGCGCAGTCCGTGCCCGACTCTTCGATGCTGGACAAGAACTCCTCCTTCGGCTCCACGTCCTTGGTGCCGTCCCTGTCGAATCTGCCACCGATTTAG GTTCAGAGAGCATCTGAATGCCATTTTATGTTATGCCGATGACTGGAGTTCTGAACCTAGTGGTGTGTCAAGCTATGAATGCAGGTTAAGGTTGCCTCTTGGAAGAAGCTTCAGTTATCGATCGCATACTGGCACCAGGCCAAACGACCTGTGGAAGGGAGAAAGATCCACGCTGGCATGGTATCAGCATGGCACAgtgaagcttcacaaag GCCAATGGCAATGTGGAGAAGGAAGATCTGTCCTTGGTTTTGCTCTATTGGTGAAGCGTCCTCACTGCTATTCTGCAGTAGAATCTGAGATGCAGCTCCAACGCCTCAAAATCCAGCAGAAAAAG GTGTTACTTTTGATGAAAAATGTGTGGATCATCCACCTCAGCGACGCTATCCCAATCAGATCATCGTCGACACTATCATCATCAG GAGCGTCTGGACAAATTTGA
- the LOC119316698 gene encoding uncharacterized protein LOC119316698 isoform X3: MTMPRSTRVVGCPTPARPRTSGPARRSSRPPPRVTSKARSPCPTLRCWTRTPPSAPRPWCRPCRICHRFRFREHLNAILCYADDWSSEPSGVSSYECRLRLPLGRSFSYRSHTGTRPNDLWKGERSTLAWYQHGTVKLHKGQWQCGEGRSVLGFALLVKRPHCYSAVESEMQLQRLKIQQKKDPAVFAMHPPTLGRFWCYF; encoded by the exons ATGACAATGCCTCGCAGCACTCGCGTAGTGGGATGCCCAACTCCGGCTCGGCCGAGGACCAGCGGGCCAGCCAGAAGAAGCTCGCGGCCGCCGCCACGAGTTACCAGCAAGGCGCGCAGTCCGTGCCCGACTCTTCGATGCTGGACAAGAACTCCTCCTTCGGCTCCACGTCCTTGGTGCCGTCCCTGTCGAATCTGCCACCGATTTAG GTTCAGAGAGCATCTGAATGCCATTTTATGTTATGCCGATGACTGGAGTTCTGAACCTAGTGGTGTGTCAAGCTATGAATGCAGGTTAAGGTTGCCTCTTGGAAGAAGCTTCAGTTATCGATCGCATACTGGCACCAGGCCAAACGACCTGTGGAAGGGAGAAAGATCCACGCTGGCATGGTATCAGCATGGCACAgtgaagcttcacaaag GCCAATGGCAATGTGGAGAAGGAAGATCTGTCCTTGGTTTTGCTCTATTGGTGAAGCGTCCTCACTGCTATTCTGCAGTAGAATCTGAGATGCAGCTCCAACGCCTCAAAATCCAGCAGAAAAAG GACCCTGCCGTGTTTGCGATGCATCCACCAACACTGGGCCGATTCTG GTGTTACTTTTGA
- the LOC119316698 gene encoding uncharacterized protein LOC119316698 isoform X1 has translation MTMPRSTRVVGCPTPARPRTSGPARRSSRPPPRVTSKARSPCPTLRCWTRTPPSAPRPWCRPCRICHRFRFREHLNAILCYADDWSSEPSGVSSYECRLRLPLGRSFSYRSHTGTRPNDLWKGERSTLAWYQHGTVKLHKGQWQCGEGRSVLGFALLVKRPHCYSAVESEMQLQRLKIQQKKVLLLMKNVWIIHLSDAIPIRSSSTLSSSGLGSLYSLLPCDVSLCGPTTIVRCHLEWMVYCTFLWVNLLQ, from the exons ATGACAATGCCTCGCAGCACTCGCGTAGTGGGATGCCCAACTCCGGCTCGGCCGAGGACCAGCGGGCCAGCCAGAAGAAGCTCGCGGCCGCCGCCACGAGTTACCAGCAAGGCGCGCAGTCCGTGCCCGACTCTTCGATGCTGGACAAGAACTCCTCCTTCGGCTCCACGTCCTTGGTGCCGTCCCTGTCGAATCTGCCACCGATTTAG GTTCAGAGAGCATCTGAATGCCATTTTATGTTATGCCGATGACTGGAGTTCTGAACCTAGTGGTGTGTCAAGCTATGAATGCAGGTTAAGGTTGCCTCTTGGAAGAAGCTTCAGTTATCGATCGCATACTGGCACCAGGCCAAACGACCTGTGGAAGGGAGAAAGATCCACGCTGGCATGGTATCAGCATGGCACAgtgaagcttcacaaag GCCAATGGCAATGTGGAGAAGGAAGATCTGTCCTTGGTTTTGCTCTATTGGTGAAGCGTCCTCACTGCTATTCTGCAGTAGAATCTGAGATGCAGCTCCAACGCCTCAAAATCCAGCAGAAAAAG GTGTTACTTTTGATGAAAAATGTGTGGATCATCCACCTCAGCGACGCTATCCCAATCAGATCATCGTCGACACTATCATCATCAGGTCTTGGTTCTCTTTATTCTCTCCTGCCTTGTGATGTTAGTCTGTGTGGGCCTACTACTATTGTTAGATGCCATCTTGAATGGATGGTCTATTGTACTTTTCTTTGGGTGAATTTGTTACAGTGA